A window from Drosophila kikkawai strain 14028-0561.14 chromosome 2L, DkikHiC1v2, whole genome shotgun sequence encodes these proteins:
- the mts gene encoding serine/threonine-protein phosphatase PP2A, producing MEDKATTKDLDQWIEQLNECNQLTETQVRTLCDKAKEILSKESNVQEVKCPVTVCGDVHGQFHDLMELFRIGGKSPDTNYLFMGDYVDRGYYSVETVTLLVALKVRYRERITILRGNHESRQITQVYGFYDECLRKYGNANVWKYFTDLFDYLPLTALVDGQIFCLHGGLSPSIDSLDHIRALDRLQEVPHEGPMCDLLWSDPDDRGGWGISPRGAGYTFGQDISETFNNTNGLTLVSRAHQLVMEGYNWCHDRNVVTIFSAPNYCYRCGNQAALMELDDSLKFSFLQFDPAPRRGEPHVTRRTPDYFL from the exons ATGGAAGataaagcaacaacaaaagatcTTGATCAATGGATTGAGCAGTTAAATGAATGCAATCAGTTGACAGAAACACAAGTTCGCACTCTCTGCGACAAG gCCAAGGAGATCCTCTCCAAGGAGTCTAACGTCCAAGAGGTAAAATGCCCCGTGACAGTGTGCGGCGATGTGCACGGTCAGTTCCACGATTTGATGGAACTGTTCCGCATAGGCGGCAAGTCACCGGACACCAACTACCTGTTCATGGGCGACTATGTGGACCGTGGCTACTATTCCGTGGAGACTGTTACCCTGCTGGTGGCCCTCAAGGTACGCTATCGTGAGCGCATCACCATTCTGCGCGGCAACCACGAATCGCGCCAGATCACACAGGTCTATGGCTTCTACGACGAGTGTCTGCGCAAATATGGCAATGCCAACGTTTGGAAGTACTTCACGGATCTGTTTGATTACTTGCCACTGACGGCACTGGTCGATGGGCAGATCTTTTGCCTGCACGGCGGCCTCAGTCCCTCGATCGACAGTCTGGATCACATTCGGGCCTTGGATCGTTTGCAGGAGGTACCGCATGAGGGTCCCATGTGCGATCTGCTCTGGTCTGATCCCGATGATAGGGGCGGCTGGGGTATTTCGCCCCGAGGCGCTGGTTACACCTTTGGACAG GACATTTCGGAAACCTTTAACAACACAAACGGCCTGACACTCGTCTCGCGTGCCCATCAACTGGTAATGGAGGGCTACAACTGGTGTCACGATCGCAATGTGGTCACAATATTCTCAGCGCCAAACTATTGCTACCGCTGTGGCAACCAAGCGGCCCTCATGGAACTGGATGATTCACTTAAATTTTCATT CCTACAATTTGATCCAGCACCACGTCGCGGTGAGCCTCATGTTACGCGAAGAACACCCGATTATTTCCTTTAA
- the LOC108079586 gene encoding uncharacterized protein, whose protein sequence is MSEPLSGPWLRFAYNGVLLYTAVTSACKMQPEEHPFALAACVVGGIAAVFGILRVVFASGQPEECRKLRDITHGVLELVPLPLTNMDFYMQSTGLSAVTLGHAVFILPLVCDMRCCLAKNRIDCEISDGLKDLTILGNLVSLGFLAFVERNFLYLRMMLVMAVVRYGVVLVDSIKENAGEDLQVCGTALFLYQLGKTVSSATE, encoded by the coding sequence ATGAGTGAGCCGCTCTCGGGTCCCTGGCTGCGTTTCGCCTACAATGGCGTCCTTCTCTATACAGCCGTTACTTCTGCCTGTAAAATGCAGCCAGAGGAGCACCCCTTCGCCCTGGCAGCCTGCGTGGTGGGTGGAATCGCGGCCGTGTTTGGTATCCTCCGGGTAGTCTTTGCCAGCGGTCAGCCAGAGGAGTGTCGCAAGCTGAGGGACATAACGCACGGAGTACTGGAACTGGTGCCGTTGCCGCTGACCAACATGGATTTCTATATGCAGTCCACCGGATTGAGTGCTGTCACCTTGGGCCATGCCGTTTTTATACTGCCGCTGGTCTGTGATATGAGGTGCTGTTTGGCCAAAAATCGCATTGATTGCGAAATATCTGATGGTCTGAAGGATCTCACCATTCTGGGTAACTTAGTGTCTCTCGGATTTTTGGcctttgtggagaggaatttTCTTTATCTGCGAATGATGCTGGTCATGGCTGTGGTCAGGTACGGGGTGGTCTTGGTGGACAGCATCAAGGAGAATGCCGGTGAGGATTTACAAGTCTGCGGAACAGCCTTGTTCTTGTACCAGTTGGGCAAGACTGTTAGCTCGGCCACCGAGTAA
- the LOC108079684 gene encoding kinesin-like protein CG14535: MATASSSSSSIPARNGGFCGALQRAPPPMPASLSRRLSSRECYGVGKVKVMLRVAERDRNSSGSGEPEYMALDKKKRQVTLTDPRNVVCPPPQAAQERAPMVAAPKMFAFDNLFTAEDKQSDVCASALSEVIPAVLEGSDGCLLAMGYPGTGQPQTVLGEVGSPGSSSGGMCSLGAAPCAIAWLYKGIQERRQKSGARFSVRVSAVGVSATKPDALSQDLLISHAAESDDSPGIYLRDDFLGGPTELRAPTAERAALFLDSALAGRLKSSGSTGSGCTSSTPAGCGGYAAPLESALIFTLHVYQYSLSRKGGVAGGRSRLHIIDLGGCANRSGGLPLSGIGNILLAILSGQRHPPHKDHPLTPLLKDCLAPITCHVAIVAHVRPEQSYQDALSTIQIASRIHRLRRRKHRVPMPLAVGLAQGLGGGSSAGSGADPSSSEISADTVIYMGPNDDATDGEHPPVYLPSLSAGDNRAVMSKALKGSGMEKPPSKSATNSPMMMKKAMAVEKAKKLPGSNTGSLKRQAGAGACSSPLIPHEQPQLQQQQVVMGSPIPIPRHMVSKGSMVPSPKGSPLRRGGAHPGAALEQLEAGMRKITEEQWIDGPRVSRAKVAEARHLMREVNHVKQCETWVDGPKSQSCRSLTAGNLPAAGASQTQGYGFMDAHKKTMIRQWVENQTSQVFQSTVSASNSPTALHWKLSQLKQKSLDLPDRPAFQTEPSSLDLNQPCFESLPLLDPAPPDGDEDEDSGPSEVPPALPLLDDPLGSRDISQDNLQRMLSRHVSREQLHEAEFVASRASSSHHPSQRSIDCGQQVTEEEIARTMARDRDQELGAHPLAALSHCDNLSFVSSFNMACESFSECGERARHQFDQLARLHEIFTSQLAMAEVTPSAALFRTDVGSVFSEPVYHFNVGQSSVCSEPAYRLTPSPPKQPSHSPSQGSLPSLNGIMEIAGMDDYALLRQPDGASDPNLQKGEKRFTPQHDDICELDEKSMAAAVNKRNSLEDAQHKLNEITNILPLAAQSRLPLLPLNTSSEAYDSGHDSNSTPRTSKHSGISRRAESGYHSVATVRDSDESSFASGMSKGQRHRITISGSGAVTTASGNGHYQRHSHKKRHRQDHQAGGTNKGLCNWLLTPFSCTYPETEGEISDF, translated from the exons ATGGCCACCgccagcagtagcagcagcagcattccCGCCCGGAACGGTGGCTTCTGTGGTGCACTGCAGCGGGCCCCACCGCCCATGCCCGCCTCCCTCAGCCGCCGGCTGAGCAGCCGCGAGTGCTATGGCGTGGGCAAGGTAAAGGTCATGCTGCGAGTGGCAGAGCGGGACAGGAACTCGAGCGGATCTGGAGAGCCCGAGTACATGGCGCTGGACAAGAAGAAGCGACAGGTGACGCTCACTGATCCCAGGAATGTGGTGTGTCCGCCGCCGCAGGCTGCCCAGGAACGGGCGCCCATGGTGGCAGCACCCAAAATGTTTGCATTCGATAATCTCTTCACCGCCGAGGATAAGCAG tCGGATGTGTGTGCATCGGCGTTGAGCGAAGTGATACCCGCCGTGCTCGAAGGCTCCGATGGTTGCCTGCTAGCCATGGGATATCCAGGCACTGGACAGCCCCAAACGGTGCTGGGCGAGGTGGGCAGccctggcagcagcagtgggGGAATGTGCTCCCTGGGAGCGGCCCCCTGTGCCATCGCCTGGCTGTACAAGGGCATCCAGGAGCGGCGGCAAAAGAGCGGAGCACGGTTCTCGGTGCGTGTGAGCGCCGTGGGCGTTAGTGCCACCAAACCGGATGCCCTCTCGCAGGACTTGCTCATCTCGCATGCAGCCG AATCTGACGACTCCCCGGGGATTTATTTGCGTGACGACTTCCTTGGCGGTCCAACGGAACTACGTGCACCCACCGCCGAGCGTGCGGCGTTGTTCCTCGACTCGGCACTGGCCGGACGCTTAAAAAGTTCCGGTTCCACGGGATCCGGGTGTACTTCTTCTACGCCAGCGGGATGTGGTGGATATGCTGCCCCCTTGGAGTCCGCCCTCATCTTTACGCTGCACGTCTACCAGTACAGCCTGTCCCGTAAGGGCGGTG TGGCTGGCGGTCGGAGCCGTTTACATATCATCGACCTAGGCGGGTGTGCGAATCGCAGCGGGGGGCTGCCGCTGTCGGGGATCGGGAACATACTGCTGGCGATACTATCCGGCCAGCGGCATCCCCCACACAAGGACCACCCGCTGACGCCGCTGCTCAAGGACTGCCTGGCGCCCATCACCTGCCATGTGGCCATCGTGGCACATGTGCGGCCGGAGCAAAGCTACCAGGACGCCCTATCCACCATTCAAATTGCGTCGAGAATTCATCGCTTGCGTCGCAGGAAGCACCGTGTCCCCATGCCCCTGGCTGTGGGATTGGCCCAGGGTCTGGGCGGTGGTTCTTCTGCGGGCTCAGGAGCGGATCCCTCAAGCTCGGAAATCTCAGCCGACACTGTCATCTATATGGGGCCCAATGACGATGCCACGGATGGTGAGCATCCGCCCGTATATCTGCCATCGCTGAGTGCCGGCGACAATCGGGCGGTGATGAGCAAAGCCCTAAAGGGTAGCGGCATGGAGAAGCCCCCCTCGAAGTCGGCCACCAATAGTCCCATGATGATGAAGAAGGCCATGGCAGTGGAGAAAG CTAAAAAACTTCCAGGAAGCAATACGGGCAGCCTGAAGCgtcaagcaggagcaggagcctgCTCTTCTCCATTGATTCCCCACGAGCAGCCACAgttacagcagcagcaggtcgTCATGGGTTCACCCATTCCGATACCCAGGCACATGGTGTCCAAGGGATCGATGGTACCCTCCCCCAAAGGCTCACCGCTGCGCAGAGGAGGTGCCCATCCCGGAGCTGCTCTGGAACAACTGGAGGCTGGAATGCGAAAGATCACCGAGGAGCAGTGGATTGATGGTCCACGAGTTTCCCGGGCCAAAGTGGCCGAAGCTCGCCATCTAATGCGCGAGGTTAATCATGTGAAACAGTGCGAGACCTGGGTGGATGGACCCAAGTCTCAGTCCTGCCGATCCCTCACAGCCGGCAACCTGCCAGCTGCGGGTGCAAGTCAAACGCAGGGCTATGGCTTCATGGATGCCCACAAAAAGACCATGATTCGGCAATGGGTAGAGAATCAGACATCGCAAGTCTTCCAAAGCACCGTCTCCGCCAGCAACTCACCCACAGCCCTGCACTGGAAGCTGTCGCAGTTGAAGCAGAAATCCTTGGATCTTCCCGACAGACCTGCCTTTCAGACAGAACCCTCTTCCTTGGATCTCAATCAGCCGTGCTTTGAGAGTCTTCCCCTGCTGGATCCTGCTCCACCGGATGgcgatgaggatgaggacagTGGTCCCTCGGAGGTTCCGCCTGCTCTTCCATTACTGGATGATCCCCTGGGTTCCAGGGATATCTCCCAGGATAACCTGCAACGAATGCTGTCGCGGCATGTGTCCAGAGAACAGCTCCATGAGGCAGAATTTGTGGCCAGTAGAGCCTCTTCCTCGCATCATCCCTCGCAAAGGAGTATCGATTGCGGTCAGCAGGTTACAGAGGAGGAGATAGCCAGGACTATGGCCAGAGATCGAGACCAGGAGCTTGGGGCACATCCTCTGGCTGCTCTGAGTCATTGCGATAACTTGTCCTTTGTGTCTAGCTTCAACATGGCCTGCGAATCCTTTAGCGAGTGCGGCGAGAGAGCTAG ACACCAATTCGATCAGCTGGCCCGCCTCCACGAGATCTTCACCTCACAACTGGCCATGGCCGAGGTCACCCCCTCAGCCGCCCTTTTTCGAACGGATGTGGGCAGTGTTTTCAGTGAACCCGTCTACCACTTTAATGTGGGCCAAAGCAGCGTTTGCAGTGAACCGGCCTACAGACTGACACCCAGTCCCCCAAAGCAACCATCGCACAGCCCCAGCCAAGGATCCCTGCCCAGCCTCAATGGCATCATGGAGATAGCCGGCATGGATGACTATGCACTGCTCCGGCAGCCCGATGGAGCTTCGGATCCGAATCTGCAAAAGGGTGAGAAGAGATTTACACCGCAGCACGATGATATATGTGAGTTGGATGAGAAATctatggcggcggcggtgaaCAAGCGAAATTCTCTTGAGGATGCCCAACACAAGCTGAACGAAATCACGAATATACTCCCCCTGGCCGCCCAATCGCGTCTTCCCCTGCTGCCCTTGAATACCAGTTCCGAGGCCTATGACAGTGGTCATGACTCCAATTCCACACCCAGAACTTCCAAACATTCTGGGATTTCAAGAAGAGCCGAGAGTGGTTATCATAGTGTGGCCACTGTAAGGGATTCGGATGAGAGTAGCTTCGCATCCGGCATGTCCAAGGGTCAGAGGCATCGCATAACGATCTCTGGTTCGGGGGCAGTAACAACAGCCTCGGGCAATGGCCATTACCAGCGGCACAGTCACAAGAAGCGACATCGCCAGGATCATCAGGCGGGAGGAACTAACAAGGGCCTCTGCAACTGGCTCCTGACACCGTTCTCCTGCACCTATCCAGAGACTGAGGGTGAGATCAGCGATTTTTAG